One Microbacterium sp. W4I20 DNA window includes the following coding sequences:
- a CDS encoding creatininase family protein, whose product MTELSTLTTVEAARALARAAVAIVPIGATEQHGPHLELRTDIAIATELARRIDHALGERSILCPPMAYGLSEHHLGFAGTLTLRPATLLAFLRDVCESLLANGITRVVVVNGHGGNTDATRLAAREIGRDLGCSVAHLMWGQVIGDLTSAYFEPGHRYHHACEIETSLAMVCDPALVRPDALQGPAEIAPLDGFTDPPTGRFDVPQPFSAWSANGTLGDPRRASEEVGTPLVEAFVERAVAFTTHFISQGSTGEKLS is encoded by the coding sequence GTGACCGAACTGTCGACCCTCACCACGGTAGAGGCGGCGAGAGCGCTCGCACGTGCCGCCGTGGCCATCGTCCCCATCGGGGCGACAGAACAGCACGGTCCGCATCTCGAACTGCGCACCGACATCGCCATCGCGACCGAACTCGCCCGGCGGATCGATCACGCGCTGGGCGAGCGATCGATCCTCTGCCCGCCGATGGCATACGGGCTCTCGGAGCATCATCTCGGCTTCGCCGGCACCCTGACATTGCGTCCGGCGACTCTGCTCGCCTTCCTCCGCGATGTGTGCGAGTCGCTCCTGGCGAACGGCATCACCCGCGTGGTCGTGGTCAACGGACACGGGGGCAACACCGACGCGACCAGACTCGCGGCCCGTGAGATCGGGCGCGACCTCGGCTGCTCGGTTGCGCACCTGATGTGGGGTCAGGTGATCGGCGATCTGACTTCGGCGTACTTCGAACCGGGGCATCGTTACCATCACGCCTGCGAGATCGAGACCTCCCTCGCAATGGTTTGCGACCCGGCTCTCGTCCGCCCGGATGCGTTGCAGGGCCCCGCCGAGATCGCACCGCTCGACGGGTTCACCGATCCGCCGACGGGTCGGTTCGACGTGCCGCAGCCGTTCTCCGCGTGGTCTGCCAACGGCACGCTCGGCGATCCTCGTCGAGCGTCCGAGGAGGTCGGCACCCCGCTCGTCGAGGCGTTCGTCGAGCGCGCCGTTGCCTTCACGACGCACTTCATCTCCCAGGGATCGACCGGGGAGAAGCTCTCGTGA